CTTGATCGCATCCGGGATTTTTATAATGCTGTTTACAACTTCACCAATTAAAGCAGCGAGCCTGAATGGATCATTTCCTGCATCCTGTAATAATGTTTCGGTTTTAAAAGTTATAAAATCTTTCGAAGCCTTTTTTAAATATTCTTTGAAAGCTTCCGCGCCAACCCGTCGAACGTAACTATCCGGATCTTCTCCATCAGGAAAAAGTACGATACTGACATTCAAACCCTCTTCCAAAACCAGATCAAGTCCACGTAAAGCAGCTTTTATACCGGCCACATCACCATCATACAAAATAGTAATATTGGGTGTAAATCTGCCAATTAAACGGATCTGCTCAATGGTAAGTGATGTTCCGGAAGAAGCCACAACATTTTCAATTCCAGCTTGATGAAGCGATACAACATCTGTATAACCTTCAACCAAATAACAGGCTTCCTGTTGTCTGATGGCATTTTTTGCCTGAAAAATTCCGTAAAGAATATCACTTTTGTGATAAACTTCGGTCTCCGGGGAATTGAGATATTTGGGCTGTGATGCTCCTTTTCCGGATTTATCTGTTTTCAGAATTCTCGCTCCAAAAGCAATTACTTTCCCGGCTACATTATGAATCGGGAAAATAACGCGACCTCTGAAACGGTCATATCCTGCCGTCTGGCTGCCTTCTTTATGAATAAGCAATCCTGCTTTTTCAAGAATATCGGCAGTATATCCTTTATTTAAAGCTTCTTTTGTAAAAGCATCCCAGGTATCGGGACTATATCCAAGCTCAAATTTCTTTTGAATATCATTCGTAAATCCACGTTCCCGAAAATAACTCAGACCAATTGATTGTCCTTCGTCTGTATTGTGAAGTTGTTGGAGATAGAAGTTTTTTGCAAAATTTAATATAATGTAGAGACTTTCACGCGCGTTCTGGCGCAGTGCTTCTTCATCTGTAACTTCCTCTTCCTGAATTTCAATCTGATATTTATTGGCAAGGTATCTCAGGGCTTCGCCATATCCGATACCATCAATATCCATCACAAACTTTATCGCGTCACCAGCAGCTCCACATCCAAAACATTTAAAAATCTGGCGGACCGGATTGACATTAAATGACGGCGATTTTTCATTATGAAAAGGGCAACAGGCGGAATAGTTTGCTCCTTTTTTCTTTAAAGCCACAAAATCCCCAACCACTTCCACAATGTCAGCGGATTGTTTTATCCTGTCAACCGTTTCGGGATTTATGCGCATTTTTAAGATTATCAATTTAAATTTAT
The sequence above is drawn from the Dyadobacter subterraneus genome and encodes:
- the dnaG gene encoding DNA primase, which translates into the protein MRINPETVDRIKQSADIVEVVGDFVALKKKGANYSACCPFHNEKSPSFNVNPVRQIFKCFGCGAAGDAIKFVMDIDGIGYGEALRYLANKYQIEIQEEEVTDEEALRQNARESLYIILNFAKNFYLQQLHNTDEGQSIGLSYFRERGFTNDIQKKFELGYSPDTWDAFTKEALNKGYTADILEKAGLLIHKEGSQTAGYDRFRGRVIFPIHNVAGKVIAFGARILKTDKSGKGASQPKYLNSPETEVYHKSDILYGIFQAKNAIRQQEACYLVEGYTDVVSLHQAGIENVVASSGTSLTIEQIRLIGRFTPNITILYDGDVAGIKAALRGLDLVLEEGLNVSIVLFPDGEDPDSYVRRVGAEAFKEYLKKASKDFITFKTETLLQDAGNDPFRLAALIGEVVNSIIKIPDAIKRQVFFHRTSEMMKVDEQMLISEGNKLLRKLHTQPKPQERGNRPAIPQGPQDIPFSDDGPPPDFFESESSGPASTEVEESSQRTKLYYQEEAFIRLLILYGAHELEPTISVCAYVLGEIQGIDFKDPVFHHLLTLFRENHSRDVVLQTDYFQNHHEAEVRNLTIGWLTNKYELSTLWTEKFEIYVPSELDMLDKSSFINILRLKKAFIEEKMKICMEQLKKAKTEDEENELMNEYIFYKGISMAAAKELGSVIG